From the Acetobacter aceti genome, one window contains:
- the serA gene encoding phosphoglycerate dehydrogenase, producing the protein MTPHLSLPKDKIRILLLEGVHDSAVALLKASGYESVTRHKGALEGHALKEALEGVHVVGIRSRTQLTREVLESADRLFAIGCFCIGTNQVDLDAARELAIPVFNAPYSNTRSVAELVMGEIVMLMRRIFPRSIGCHDGKWDKSATNSWEVRGKTLGIVGYGSIGSQLSVLAEAFGMRVLYFDVVDKLPHGNATACDTLETLLSESDVVSLHVPQLPGTKNMIGPEQIRQMKAGSFLINNARGNVVDLDAAAEALKSGHLLGAAIDVFPVEPKVAGDEFVSPLRGLENVILSPHIGGSTVEAQERIGVEVARKLVEYSDIGSTLGAVNFPSVQLPQSPRGTRFMHVHHNLPGVMSKINDIFSNEGCNVTAQYLQTDGEIGYVVVDAETGGSDEKDMHLLSLLRDLKGTVRARLLYQGS; encoded by the coding sequence ATGACTCCTCATCTGTCCCTCCCGAAGGACAAAATCCGCATCCTGCTTCTTGAGGGCGTGCACGACAGTGCTGTCGCACTCCTGAAAGCCAGTGGCTATGAGAGCGTCACCCGGCACAAGGGCGCCCTTGAAGGCCACGCCCTGAAAGAAGCCCTTGAGGGTGTGCATGTGGTGGGTATCCGCTCCCGCACGCAACTGACCCGCGAAGTTCTCGAATCTGCCGACCGTCTTTTCGCCATCGGCTGTTTCTGCATCGGGACGAATCAGGTAGATCTCGACGCTGCCCGTGAACTCGCAATTCCCGTTTTCAACGCGCCCTACAGCAATACGCGCTCCGTTGCCGAACTGGTGATGGGTGAGATCGTGATGCTGATGCGCCGCATTTTCCCGCGTTCCATTGGCTGCCACGACGGTAAATGGGACAAGTCGGCCACCAATAGCTGGGAAGTCCGCGGCAAGACGCTCGGTATTGTCGGCTATGGTTCGATCGGCTCCCAGCTTTCGGTTCTGGCCGAAGCCTTCGGCATGCGCGTCCTCTATTTCGACGTCGTCGACAAGCTGCCGCACGGCAACGCCACGGCCTGCGACACGCTTGAGACGCTTCTGTCCGAAAGTGATGTCGTCAGCCTTCACGTTCCTCAGTTGCCCGGCACGAAGAACATGATCGGCCCCGAGCAGATCCGTCAGATGAAGGCCGGCTCCTTCCTCATCAACAACGCACGCGGCAACGTGGTCGATCTTGATGCGGCGGCCGAAGCCCTGAAATCCGGCCATCTCCTGGGCGCCGCCATCGACGTGTTCCCGGTCGAGCCGAAAGTGGCCGGTGATGAGTTCGTCTCTCCGCTGCGTGGGCTTGAGAATGTCATTCTCTCCCCACATATCGGCGGTTCGACAGTGGAGGCGCAGGAGCGTATCGGCGTGGAAGTCGCCCGTAAGCTGGTCGAATACTCGGATATCGGCTCCACCCTTGGCGCTGTGAACTTCCCGAGCGTACAACTGCCGCAGAGCCCGCGCGGCACGCGTTTCATGCATGTGCACCACAACCTTCCCGGTGTGATGTCGAAGATCAACGACATCTTCTCCAACGAAGGCTGCAATGTCACGGCCCAGTATCTGCAGACAGACGGCGAGATCGGATACGTCGTGGTCGATGCGGAGACCGGAGGAAGCGACGAAAAGGACATGCATCTGCTGTCCCTGTTGCGTGACCTGAAAGGCACCGTGCGCGCCCGCCTGCTCTATCAGGGCTCCTGA
- the hisN gene encoding histidinol-phosphatase, translating into MPHDLDQFLRTAHALADVAGTVIRPFFRSRLAASDKSDESPVTIADRMAERVMRAQLAELHPDHAILGEEFGLQEGTSAYQWTLDPIDGTRAFITGRPTFGTLISLSFEDKPIIGIIDQPVTGERWIGVEGRPTLFRSGFGEQSVFTPATTRPCSSLGDADLSCTSPEMLEDAPRPVWSRLKAAAKRVSWGGDCYAYGLLAGGHIDVIAECDMKPWDWSALVPVVEGAGGVMTDWNGQTLRHDGDRTVLATGNRALHEAAVACLRS; encoded by the coding sequence ATGCCCCACGATCTCGACCAGTTTCTCCGGACGGCTCACGCGCTCGCAGACGTGGCCGGGACCGTCATCCGCCCCTTCTTCCGCTCCCGTCTCGCCGCCTCCGACAAAAGCGATGAAAGCCCGGTCACCATCGCCGACAGGATGGCGGAACGGGTCATGCGCGCCCAGCTTGCGGAGTTGCATCCTGACCACGCGATTCTGGGAGAGGAGTTTGGTCTGCAAGAGGGTACCAGCGCCTATCAGTGGACGCTCGATCCCATCGATGGCACCCGCGCCTTCATCACGGGACGCCCGACGTTCGGCACGCTGATTTCCCTTTCCTTCGAGGACAAGCCGATCATCGGCATCATCGACCAGCCCGTCACCGGCGAGCGCTGGATCGGTGTAGAAGGTCGCCCGACACTGTTTCGCTCCGGATTCGGTGAACAGTCCGTTTTTACGCCTGCCACGACCCGTCCATGCAGCAGTCTGGGCGACGCCGATCTCTCCTGCACCTCGCCTGAAATGCTGGAAGACGCGCCCCGTCCGGTATGGAGCAGGCTGAAAGCCGCCGCCAAGCGGGTCAGCTGGGGAGGCGACTGCTACGCTTATGGTCTGCTGGCTGGCGGGCATATCGATGTCATCGCGGAGTGCGACATGAAGCCATGGGACTGGAGCGCTCTGGTTCCCGTCGTGGAAGGCGCCGGTGGCGTCATGACCGACTGGAATGGCCAGACATTGCGTCACGACGGGGACCGCACCGTCCTCGCCACCGGCAACAGGGCGCTTCACGAAGCCGCAGTTGCCTGCCTTCGTTCCTGA
- a CDS encoding cytochrome c family protein: protein MNFAAANRGAFVILVVAVMMGASWLTGSMVIPDRLPARPLIVTAENDPAAPLPTGNVENGATLANATCSRCHSFTPSAQDSAGPSLFGVYGRPIGRQPGYAYSTGLTSLDGQWDDARLNAWLRNPAAFSPGTRMSFRGLPDVAERANIIAWLKTLH, encoded by the coding sequence ATGAACTTCGCGGCAGCCAATCGTGGGGCTTTTGTCATCCTTGTCGTCGCGGTGATGATGGGGGCGTCGTGGCTCACAGGGTCAATGGTGATCCCGGACCGTCTCCCCGCTCGACCCCTTATTGTTACAGCGGAAAACGACCCTGCCGCACCGCTTCCCACAGGTAATGTCGAAAACGGCGCCACTCTGGCCAATGCCACCTGCTCCCGCTGTCACAGCTTCACGCCGTCCGCGCAGGACTCCGCCGGGCCTTCCCTGTTCGGCGTGTATGGCCGCCCCATCGGCAGACAGCCGGGCTACGCCTACTCCACCGGTCTCACCTCTCTTGATGGTCAGTGGGACGACGCCCGACTGAACGCCTGGCTGCGAAATCCGGCCGCCTTCAGTCCCGGCACCCGCATGTCATTTCGCGGCCTGCCTGACGTCGCCGAACGCGCCAATATCATCGCGTGGCTCAAAACCCTGCACTGA
- a CDS encoding 3-deoxy-manno-octulosonate cytidylyltransferase yields the protein MISPIVIIPARMASSRLPGKPMADIAGRPMILHVLERARMAAVGRVVVAAAEQEIVDVVRQAGAEAVLTDPDLASGSDRVHAALREVDPTGEHDVIVNLQGDLPGLDPMTLQAALLPLQDTATDIGTLVAPITEEREAQAESVVKVACAFVSDDVQSTRALYFSRSCIPWGAGALWHHIGVYAWRRQALERFVALPESPLEKRERLEQLRALENGMIIGCSRVEKAPFGVDTPDDLERARRILGEQL from the coding sequence ATGATCAGCCCGATCGTCATCATTCCCGCCCGCATGGCGTCCTCACGTCTGCCGGGTAAACCGATGGCCGACATTGCGGGACGCCCCATGATTCTTCATGTGCTCGAACGCGCTCGGATGGCAGCGGTCGGGCGTGTGGTCGTAGCGGCTGCCGAGCAGGAAATCGTCGATGTGGTGAGGCAGGCTGGCGCTGAGGCGGTTCTGACCGATCCTGATCTGGCGTCCGGTTCTGACCGTGTTCACGCAGCCCTGCGTGAGGTCGATCCGACCGGCGAGCATGATGTCATCGTCAATCTTCAGGGAGATCTGCCGGGACTGGACCCGATGACGCTTCAGGCGGCTCTGCTTCCGTTGCAGGATACGGCGACGGACATCGGCACGCTGGTCGCGCCGATAACAGAAGAGCGTGAAGCGCAGGCTGAGTCGGTGGTCAAGGTGGCCTGCGCGTTTGTCTCTGACGACGTGCAGAGCACACGGGCGCTGTATTTTTCCCGGTCCTGCATTCCGTGGGGCGCAGGGGCGTTGTGGCATCATATCGGGGTCTATGCGTGGCGTCGTCAGGCGCTTGAGCGTTTTGTCGCTCTGCCGGAGTCTCCGCTGGAAAAGAGAGAGCGTCTGGAGCAGTTGCGGGCCTTGGAAAACGGCATGATTATCGGGTGTTCGCGCGTGGAGAAAGCGCCGTTCGGTGTCGATACGCCGGATGATCTGGAAAGAGCGCGTCGGATTTTGGGAGAACAGTTGTGA